The following are from one region of the Polaribacter marinaquae genome:
- the moaC gene encoding cyclic pyranopterin monophosphate synthase MoaC, whose amino-acid sequence MSNFTHINKKGNPKMVNVSDKKITKRTAIAKATMFLGKEVIANFTNDELVTKKGPVFQTAIIAGIQGVKKTSDLIPMCHPLLINGVDVDIEIVDSENIEVLCKVTITGKTGVEMEALTGANITCLTIYDMCKSISQKMVIKEVKLLEKTGGKSDIKNEKA is encoded by the coding sequence TTGAGCAATTTTACCCACATCAACAAAAAAGGAAATCCTAAAATGGTAAATGTTTCTGATAAGAAAATTACCAAAAGAACAGCTATTGCTAAAGCAACTATGTTTTTAGGAAAAGAAGTAATTGCGAATTTTACAAATGATGAGTTAGTTACTAAAAAAGGACCCGTTTTTCAAACTGCAATTATTGCAGGAATTCAGGGTGTAAAGAAGACTTCTGATTTAATTCCAATGTGTCACCCTTTGCTAATTAACGGAGTCGATGTAGATATTGAAATTGTAGATTCAGAAAATATAGAAGTGTTGTGTAAAGTGACAATAACAGGTAAAACAGGTGTTGAAATGGAAGCTTTGACCGGCGCAAATATTACGTGTTTAACTATTTATGATATGTGTAAAAGCATCAGTCAGAAAATGGTAATTAAAGAAGTGAAATTGTTAGAAAAAACAGGCGGAAAATCTGATATTAAAAATGAAAAAGCATAG
- a CDS encoding four helix bundle protein: MKESIVQKKSFQFSLKIISLYKMLQKEKEFVISNQILRSGTSIGANIEEALAGQSKRDFTAKMSISSKEARETKYWLRLLNESELTKLNVNSLILDIDELIRILTSIV; this comes from the coding sequence ATGAAAGAAAGTATTGTTCAGAAAAAGAGTTTTCAGTTTTCATTAAAAATAATATCACTCTATAAAATGCTGCAAAAAGAGAAGGAATTTGTAATTTCAAATCAAATTTTAAGAAGTGGAACTTCAATTGGTGCAAATATAGAAGAAGCACTTGCAGGTCAAAGTAAAAGAGATTTTACAGCTAAAATGTCAATTTCATCAAAAGAAGCAAGAGAAACTAAATACTGGTTACGATTATTAAATGAAAGTGAATTAACAAAACTAAATGTGAATTCATTAATTTTGGATATTGATGAATTGATTAGAATTTTAACTTCTATAGTTTAA
- a CDS encoding molybdopterin molybdotransferase MoeA: MILVKDAKDIILNSAYNFGVEEVPFLKSVGRILKENILADRDFPPFNRVSMDGICIDFNAFKNGQGDFKVEGIQAAGIEQMTLQNKENCIEVMTGAVLPNNANTVIRYEDVTLKNGIATININKINDCQNVHAKGKDRKVDDVLISENKIISAAEIGVLATVGKSTVKVAKQPKVMIVSTGDELVGVNEIPLKHQIRRSNVFTLVSLLERLKISSDTAHITDDKPILKQKIKGFLKDYDVLLFSGAVSKGKYDFLPEVFEELGIEKLFHKVAQRPGKPFFYGKTNECNIFGFPGNPISTFVNCLAYFYPWYYKSTGLETEEETAILGENVSFKPNLEFFLQVKLKSKFGHLVAFPVKGNGSGDLASLVNADAFIQLPNDKTEFKTGENYPIIRYR; the protein is encoded by the coding sequence ATGATTTTAGTTAAAGATGCAAAGGATATAATTTTAAATTCAGCCTATAACTTCGGAGTAGAAGAAGTTCCGTTTCTAAAATCTGTGGGTAGAATTTTAAAAGAAAATATTCTTGCAGATAGAGACTTTCCGCCATTTAATAGAGTTTCTATGGATGGAATTTGTATCGATTTTAACGCATTTAAAAACGGACAAGGAGATTTTAAAGTAGAAGGAATACAAGCTGCGGGAATTGAACAAATGACGCTTCAAAACAAAGAAAATTGTATTGAAGTTATGACAGGCGCTGTTTTACCAAACAATGCAAATACAGTAATTCGTTATGAAGATGTTACGCTTAAAAACGGAATTGCAACAATCAATATTAATAAAATAAATGATTGTCAGAATGTGCATGCAAAAGGAAAAGATAGAAAGGTTGATGATGTTTTAATATCAGAAAATAAAATAATTTCAGCGGCAGAAATTGGTGTTTTAGCAACGGTTGGTAAATCAACAGTAAAAGTTGCAAAACAACCAAAAGTAATGATTGTTTCTACGGGAGATGAATTGGTTGGCGTAAACGAAATTCCGTTAAAACATCAAATTAGAAGAAGTAATGTTTTTACGTTGGTTTCTTTGTTAGAAAGATTAAAAATTTCTTCCGATACAGCTCATATTACAGATGATAAACCCATTTTAAAGCAAAAAATAAAAGGTTTTTTAAAAGATTATGATGTGTTACTTTTTAGTGGTGCAGTTAGCAAAGGTAAATACGATTTTTTGCCAGAAGTTTTTGAGGAATTGGGTATTGAAAAATTGTTTCATAAAGTAGCGCAAAGACCGGGAAAACCTTTTTTCTATGGAAAAACTAATGAATGTAATATCTTTGGGTTTCCTGGAAATCCCATCTCAACATTTGTAAATTGTTTGGCGTATTTTTATCCTTGGTATTATAAATCTACAGGATTAGAAACAGAAGAAGAAACTGCAATTTTAGGTGAAAATGTATCATTTAAACCCAATTTAGAGTTTTTTTTACAAGTAAAATTAAAAAGTAAATTTGGACACTTAGTAGCTTTTCCGGTAAAAGGAAATGGTTCTGGAGATTTGGCAAGTTTGGTTAATGCAGATGCTTTTATTCAATTACCAAACGATAAAACTGAATTCAAAACCGGAGAAAATTATCCAATTATAAGATATCGCTAA
- a CDS encoding GRAM domain-containing protein, translating to MENNISHKKQYSKKEFKLDLTWKQKVFGIFLTSLAYGTSIYFLNDSLSITSAIIQGLLFGILFVLLFPWVMNKMFGNKINNIIPDLLDNENSEDEIFANLFRGFEGVGGKIFLTNQRLIFKSHSLNIQKGQTNIDYNDIVSVTKRKTFKLRDNGIKITTKKGDEYCFVVNNRNVELKNILDKLNV from the coding sequence ATGGAAAATAATATTAGTCACAAAAAACAATATTCTAAAAAAGAATTTAAGCTAGATTTGACCTGGAAACAGAAGGTTTTCGGGATATTTTTAACTTCTCTTGCATATGGTACATCAATTTATTTCTTAAACGATAGCCTAAGTATAACTAGTGCAATTATTCAAGGTCTGTTATTTGGAATTTTGTTTGTTCTCTTGTTTCCTTGGGTAATGAATAAAATGTTTGGAAATAAAATTAACAATATTATCCCTGATTTGCTTGATAATGAAAATTCTGAAGATGAAATTTTTGCAAACTTATTTAGAGGGTTTGAAGGGGTTGGAGGTAAAATATTTTTAACGAATCAAAGATTGATTTTTAAAAGCCATTCTTTAAATATCCAAAAAGGACAGACAAATATTGATTATAATGACATAGTTTCTGTTACAAAAAGAAAAACCTTCAAGTTAAGAGATAATGGAATCAAAATAACTACCAAAAAGGGTGATGAATATTGTTTTGTTGTGAATAACAGAAATGTTGAATTAAAAAATATTCTAGATAAATTAAACGTATGA
- the moaA gene encoding GTP 3',8-cyclase MoaA has translation MSKLVDNFGRQMEYVRLAVTDRCNLRCQYCMPAHGIDIVPRQELLTFKEMYRLIRVLTELGVNKVRLTGGEPFVRKDFVGFLEMLSYNDLLDAINITTNGALISQHIDKIEKLKKVKNINLSIDSLQRDKFAKITRRDVFPEVYKTFELLEKSSLNLKLNVVVQSGFNTDEIVDFVRLTKDKNVAVRFIEEMPFNGKGQRDMQENWTFTKILNEVKTEFSVDEIQSEKSSTSRNYKVENHLGTFGIIPAFTRTICNDCNRIRITSTGTFKNCLFDDGVFNLRDFIRKGASNEDLKELFLRLVKDKPENGFIAEANRKNGGASESMSTIGG, from the coding sequence ATGAGTAAACTTGTAGACAATTTTGGGCGACAAATGGAATACGTTCGGTTAGCAGTAACCGACCGTTGTAATTTACGTTGTCAATATTGTATGCCTGCTCATGGTATAGACATTGTGCCAAGACAAGAGCTATTAACCTTTAAAGAAATGTATCGTTTAATTCGTGTTTTAACAGAATTAGGCGTTAATAAAGTACGTTTAACTGGTGGCGAACCTTTTGTGCGTAAAGATTTTGTTGGGTTTTTAGAAATGTTGTCTTATAACGATCTGTTAGATGCTATAAATATTACAACAAATGGTGCGTTAATTTCACAACATATTGATAAAATTGAAAAACTTAAAAAAGTAAAGAATATCAATTTAAGTATCGATAGTTTACAAAGAGATAAGTTTGCCAAAATTACTAGAAGAGATGTTTTTCCTGAAGTTTATAAAACTTTTGAACTACTAGAAAAAAGCAGTTTAAATTTAAAACTAAATGTGGTTGTACAATCTGGTTTTAATACTGATGAAATTGTAGATTTTGTAAGATTAACCAAAGACAAAAATGTTGCAGTTCGTTTTATAGAAGAAATGCCTTTTAACGGAAAAGGGCAAAGAGATATGCAAGAAAACTGGACGTTTACTAAAATTTTAAATGAAGTTAAAACCGAGTTTTCTGTGGATGAAATTCAGTCCGAGAAATCATCAACCTCTAGAAATTATAAAGTAGAAAACCACTTAGGGACTTTCGGAATTATACCTGCATTTACAAGAACTATTTGTAACGATTGTAATAGAATTAGAATTACAAGTACCGGAACTTTTAAAAACTGCTTGTTTGATGATGGCGTTTTTAATTTAAGAGATTTTATTAGAAAAGGAGCATCGAATGAAGATTTAAAAGAACTTTTCTTAAGATTAGTAAAAGACAAACCAGAAAATGGTTTTATTGCAGAAGCAAATAGAAAAAACGGTGGTGCTTCTGAAAGTATGAGCACAATTGGTGGGTAA
- a CDS encoding DUF6691 family protein, which produces MKNIKFLILGIFFAIVLSKTQAISWFRFYEMFKFQSFHMYGIIGGAVLISAIFMQLFKIGKIKDINGNKIVPKPKKKGFVRTILGGTFFGLGWGISGACAAPIFVILGFKLMPALILLVGALLGTLIYGMLSKKLPN; this is translated from the coding sequence ATGAAAAACATCAAATTTTTAATATTAGGAATCTTTTTTGCAATTGTGTTAAGTAAGACTCAAGCAATCTCTTGGTTTCGCTTTTACGAAATGTTTAAGTTTCAATCTTTTCATATGTATGGTATTATTGGCGGTGCTGTATTGATTTCTGCAATTTTTATGCAGTTATTTAAAATCGGAAAAATTAAAGATATAAACGGTAATAAAATAGTGCCAAAACCAAAGAAAAAAGGTTTTGTAAGAACAATTTTAGGAGGAACATTTTTTGGTTTAGGTTGGGGTATTTCTGGTGCTTGTGCAGCCCCAATTTTTGTTATTCTTGGGTTTAAATTGATGCCTGCATTAATCTTATTAGTTGGCGCTTTATTAGGTACCTTAATTTATGGTATGCTAAGTAAAAAACTACCAAATTAA
- a CDS encoding YeeE/YedE family protein codes for MDIILQPWAWYVGGPLIAISLLLYFYFGQNFGASTNFETLCTMAGADKFSDYFKKDWKDRDFALLFVVGLIIGGFISAYFLTPNQTIDLNPKTVNELSELGFSNIGNQYFPDEIFGDAAVFSLKGFLILLISGVFVGFGTRYAGGCTSGHAITGLSSLQLPSLLAVIGFFIGGIIATWFIVPLLF; via the coding sequence ATGGATATTATTTTACAACCTTGGGCTTGGTATGTTGGCGGGCCGTTAATTGCAATTTCGTTGCTTTTGTATTTTTATTTCGGTCAAAACTTTGGGGCTTCTACTAATTTTGAAACCTTATGTACAATGGCTGGTGCAGATAAATTTTCTGATTATTTTAAAAAAGATTGGAAAGATAGAGATTTTGCATTGCTATTTGTAGTTGGTTTAATTATTGGTGGTTTTATTTCAGCATATTTTTTAACACCAAATCAAACAATAGATTTAAACCCGAAAACTGTAAACGAGTTAAGTGAGCTAGGTTTTTCTAATATTGGCAATCAATATTTTCCTGATGAAATTTTTGGTGATGCTGCTGTTTTTTCTCTAAAAGGTTTTTTAATATTATTAATTTCTGGTGTATTTGTAGGTTTTGGTACGCGATATGCTGGCGGATGTACTTCTGGCCATGCAATTACAGGTTTAAGTAGCCTACAATTGCCTTCTTTATTAGCGGTTATTGGCTTTTTTATTGGCGGAATAATAGCAACTTGGTTTATAGTACCTTTATTGTTTTAG
- a CDS encoding 3-deoxy-D-manno-octulosonic acid transferase, whose amino-acid sequence MKFLYNLALFKATILLPIIGLFNKKIKLFINGRKETFSKIEVLKNKQTIWFHAASLGEFEQARPVIEELKKGNNNYKILVTFFSPSGYEIRKNYKLADVVCYLPLDTKSNAKKFIEIVNPKMAIFIKYEFWPNILNELKSKEISTILVSGILREKQLFFKSYGGFMRESLKAFHHFFVQNQESKKLLNSIDFNNVTVAGDTRFDRVSKILEQDNSLDFITEFKNGKYTIVAGSTWQEDENLLVNYINNNAEEDENFIIAPHNIKADAVLELQKSINKKTVLFSNRSDKNLSEYQVFIIDTIGILTKIYANANVAYVGGGLKTGLHNILEPATFGIPVVIGNKYDKFKEAVDLVKIGGCLSINNQKEFTESLLKLKEDQSFRNLTGVINKRYIKDNLGATEQIINYLNNKI is encoded by the coding sequence ATGAAATTTCTATACAATTTAGCACTTTTTAAAGCAACTATTTTACTGCCAATAATTGGTCTTTTTAATAAAAAAATTAAGCTTTTTATAAATGGAAGAAAAGAAACCTTTTCTAAAATTGAAGTTCTAAAGAATAAACAAACAATTTGGTTTCATGCAGCTTCATTAGGCGAGTTTGAACAAGCTAGACCTGTTATAGAAGAGTTAAAAAAAGGTAATAATAATTACAAAATATTAGTCACTTTTTTTTCACCGTCGGGTTATGAAATAAGAAAAAATTACAAGCTGGCAGATGTTGTTTGTTACCTTCCTTTAGATACAAAGTCAAATGCGAAAAAGTTTATAGAAATTGTAAACCCCAAAATGGCAATCTTTATAAAGTATGAATTTTGGCCAAATATTCTAAATGAGTTAAAATCAAAAGAAATTTCTACAATTTTAGTTTCTGGTATTTTAAGAGAAAAACAATTATTTTTTAAAAGTTACGGAGGTTTTATGAGAGAGTCTTTAAAGGCTTTTCATCATTTTTTTGTGCAAAATCAAGAATCTAAAAAATTACTAAATTCAATTGATTTTAACAATGTAACCGTTGCTGGTGATACACGTTTTGATAGAGTTTCAAAAATTTTAGAACAAGATAATTCCTTAGATTTTATAACAGAATTTAAAAATGGAAAATATACAATTGTTGCAGGAAGTACTTGGCAAGAAGATGAAAACTTATTGGTAAATTATATTAACAATAATGCAGAAGAAGATGAGAATTTTATCATTGCACCACACAATATTAAAGCAGATGCAGTTTTAGAATTGCAAAAATCAATCAATAAAAAAACAGTATTATTTTCTAATAGATCAGATAAAAATCTTTCAGAATATCAAGTTTTTATTATCGATACAATTGGTATTTTAACTAAAATTTACGCTAATGCAAACGTTGCTTATGTTGGCGGAGGTTTAAAAACTGGCTTGCATAATATTTTAGAACCTGCAACTTTTGGAATTCCTGTAGTTATTGGAAATAAATACGACAAATTTAAAGAAGCAGTAGACTTGGTCAAAATAGGTGGTTGTTTGTCAATAAATAATCAGAAAGAATTCACAGAATCTTTGTTAAAATTAAAAGAAGATCAAAGCTTTAGAAATTTAACTGGTGTTATCAATAAGAGGTATATAAAAGACAACCTTGGTGCAACAGAACAAATTATAAATTATTTAAACAATAAAATTTAA
- the rpmA gene encoding 50S ribosomal protein L27, translating into MAHKKGVGSSKNGRESESKRLGVKIFGGQAAIAGNIIVRQRGTTHNPGENVYMGKDHTLHAKVDGIVEFQKKRDNRSYVSVTPFEA; encoded by the coding sequence ATGGCACATAAAAAAGGTGTAGGTAGTTCGAAGAATGGTAGAGAATCAGAATCGAAACGACTAGGAGTAAAAATATTTGGAGGACAAGCTGCAATTGCAGGTAACATTATTGTTCGTCAAAGAGGTACTACGCACAATCCAGGAGAAAACGTTTACATGGGTAAAGATCATACTTTACATGCAAAGGTTGATGGAATTGTAGAATTTCAAAAGAAAAGAGATAACAGATCTTACGTATCTGTAACTCCATTTGAAGCTTAA
- the rplU gene encoding 50S ribosomal protein L21, with amino-acid sequence MYAIVEIAGQQFKVAKDQKVYVHRLQGEEGSEVSFDNVLLLDDNGSVSIGAPAIEGAAVTAKILSHLKGDKVIVFKKKRRKGYQKKNGHRQALTEIQIESIAASGAKKATKKAATKKAAAPKAEAKKAAPKKSSKGDDLKKIEGAGPKAAEALVNAGLDTFAKVAKTEASKLSEILSEASSRLSHIVTDTWPKQAGLAAEGKWDELKELQDRLDGGIEK; translated from the coding sequence ATGTACGCAATCGTAGAGATAGCAGGGCAGCAGTTTAAAGTAGCAAAAGACCAAAAAGTATACGTTCACCGTTTACAAGGAGAAGAAGGATCAGAAGTAAGTTTTGATAACGTTCTTTTACTTGATGACAATGGAAGTGTATCGATTGGCGCCCCAGCTATAGAAGGAGCCGCAGTAACGGCCAAAATTTTAAGTCACTTAAAAGGTGATAAAGTAATCGTTTTCAAGAAGAAAAGAAGAAAAGGTTACCAAAAGAAAAATGGACATAGACAAGCTTTAACAGAGATTCAAATTGAATCTATTGCTGCTTCTGGTGCTAAAAAAGCAACTAAGAAAGCTGCAACTAAAAAAGCGGCTGCTCCAAAGGCAGAAGCTAAAAAAGCTGCTCCAAAGAAATCTTCTAAAGGAGATGACTTAAAGAAAATTGAAGGTGCAGGTCCTAAAGCTGCTGAAGCTTTAGTAAACGCAGGTTTAGATACTTTTGCAAAAGTAGCTAAAACTGAAGCATCTAAATTAAGTGAAATTTTATCTGAAGCAAGTTCAAGATTATCTCACATTGTGACTGATACTTGGCCAAAACAAGCTGGTTTAGCTGCAGAAGGTAAATGGGATGAATTAAAAGAATTACAAGATAGATTAGACGGAGGTATTGAAAAATAA
- a CDS encoding M16 family metallopeptidase, with protein sequence MKKSILSLASALLIAFSANAQKVEFEEYKLDNGLHVILHQDKSAPVIITSVMYGVGGKDGDRKRTGFAHFFEHLLFEGTKNIKKGEWFKIVSSNGGRNNANTSQDRTYYYEIFPSNKLELGLWMESERLLHPIIKQEGVDIQNEVVKEEKRQRTRPYSNLLPEISKNIFKVHPYKDPNVGYMDHLDAATLEEFLAFNKKYYVPNNATLVVAGDMDIAATKKMIEDYFGPIPRGEEVVRTFPKEEPITKEFKAKAYDENIQIPAIVAAYRTPSFKTRDSKVLDMISTYLSGGKSSVLYKKIVDKKKMALAVQAANVSQQDYGVYALFGIPLGKTPLMDLIKEIDEEILKIQTDLISEKDYQKIQNQFENNYVNSNSSVVGIANSLARYHVMYGDTNLINSEIDIYRSITREEIREVAKKYLNKNQRLILEYLPKKK encoded by the coding sequence ATGAAAAAAAGTATTTTATCTCTTGCTTCAGCATTGTTGATTGCATTTTCTGCAAACGCACAAAAGGTTGAGTTTGAAGAGTACAAGTTAGACAACGGACTACATGTAATACTGCATCAAGACAAATCTGCCCCAGTAATTATTACTTCTGTAATGTATGGTGTTGGTGGTAAAGATGGTGACAGAAAAAGAACAGGTTTTGCACATTTCTTTGAACACTTATTATTTGAAGGAACTAAAAACATAAAAAAAGGAGAATGGTTTAAAATTGTTTCTTCTAACGGAGGAAGAAATAATGCAAACACATCTCAAGATAGAACTTACTATTATGAAATTTTTCCTTCTAATAAATTAGAATTAGGTTTATGGATGGAATCTGAACGTTTATTGCATCCAATTATCAAACAAGAAGGTGTAGACATTCAGAATGAAGTTGTAAAAGAAGAAAAAAGACAACGTACAAGACCTTATTCTAATCTTTTGCCAGAAATATCTAAAAACATCTTTAAAGTACATCCTTATAAAGATCCAAATGTTGGGTATATGGATCATTTAGATGCTGCTACCTTAGAAGAGTTTTTAGCTTTTAACAAAAAATACTATGTACCAAACAATGCAACTTTAGTAGTTGCTGGTGATATGGATATTGCTGCTACTAAAAAAATGATTGAAGATTATTTTGGGCCAATTCCAAGAGGTGAAGAAGTAGTAAGAACTTTCCCAAAAGAAGAACCTATTACAAAAGAGTTTAAAGCTAAAGCTTATGACGAGAATATTCAAATTCCTGCAATTGTAGCGGCTTATAGAACTCCTTCTTTTAAAACAAGAGATTCTAAGGTTTTAGATATGATTTCTACATATTTAAGCGGTGGTAAAAGTTCTGTTTTATACAAAAAAATTGTCGATAAAAAGAAAATGGCTTTAGCTGTACAAGCTGCAAATGTTTCTCAGCAAGATTATGGTGTGTACGCACTTTTTGGTATTCCTTTAGGAAAAACTCCTTTAATGGATTTAATCAAAGAAATTGATGAAGAAATTTTAAAAATTCAAACAGATTTAATTTCTGAAAAAGATTACCAAAAAATTCAAAATCAATTTGAAAACAATTACGTAAACTCAAATTCTAGTGTGGTAGGTATTGCAAATTCTTTGGCTAGATACCACGTAATGTACGGTGATACTAATTTAATAAATTCTGAAATAGATATTTATAGATCTATTACTCGTGAAGAAATTAGAGAAGTTGCAAAAAAATATTTAAACAAGAATCAAAGATTAATCTTAGAGTACTTACCAAAGAAAAAATAA
- a CDS encoding insulinase family protein codes for MKTKILSIIAVITMSFATNAQIDRSKMPTPGPDPVVKLGSAEKFSLNNGLTVIMVENHKLPRVSATLRIDNKPYLEGNISGVSGMMGSLLGRGTTNITKDDFNEKVDFLGASVSYYSTGASARSLKKYFPEVLGLMADGVKNSTFSQEEFDKEKEVTLENLKSTEKNVPAIAGRVQNILVYGKNHPYGEFTSKETVNAITLEDVKNNYNTYYKPNNAYLIIVGDINPKETKKLVKDLFEGWQKGEIPTSTYPAPKNLPTSAISFVNMPNAKQSEISVINTTDLTLGDKDYYAALLANKILGGGGSARLFNNLREDKAYTYGSYSGISQSRENNTATFRATASVRNMVTDSAIVEIKKEINKIRYQKVTEKELQDAKEEYIGGFVMDVQKPATAASYALNIALYDLPEDFYANYIKNINSVTVDDVQNAAIKYFRGDKARIMVTGRGIDVLKNLEKTDYVISYFDKEGNPTEKPEMTMPIPEGMTAETVVNKYLDAIGGKDKVMAVKTTMIVSNATIQGTPLVMTMKAAAPNKSSQEIAVMGNVMQKTVFNGATGYSSARGQKKDMTAEQITKAKSGNALFSDLAYSAGKLLRIEPLDGKNAYVLGFNDKEVFYDATTGLKVKEITTTKTPDGKEVKTPTVYSDYKEVNGVKFPHAIGIKSGPMNLDFVVKEIKINEGVSDADFN; via the coding sequence ATGAAGACAAAAATTTTATCAATTATAGCAGTTATAACCATGTCTTTTGCCACAAATGCGCAAATAGACAGAAGTAAAATGCCTACACCAGGACCAGATCCTGTTGTAAAATTAGGAAGTGCAGAAAAATTCTCTTTAAACAACGGATTAACAGTAATTATGGTAGAAAACCATAAATTACCTAGAGTTTCTGCTACTTTAAGAATAGACAATAAACCTTATTTAGAAGGAAATATTTCTGGTGTTTCTGGTATGATGGGAAGCTTATTAGGTAGAGGAACTACTAATATTACTAAGGATGATTTTAATGAAAAAGTAGATTTTTTAGGTGCAAGTGTAAGTTATTACAGTACTGGCGCTTCTGCTAGATCATTAAAAAAATATTTTCCAGAGGTTTTGGGTTTAATGGCAGACGGTGTTAAAAACTCTACATTTTCTCAAGAGGAATTCGACAAAGAAAAAGAAGTTACTTTAGAGAATTTAAAATCTACAGAAAAAAATGTACCAGCAATTGCAGGTAGAGTTCAAAATATTTTAGTGTATGGTAAAAATCATCCTTACGGAGAATTTACAAGCAAAGAAACTGTAAATGCGATTACGTTAGAAGATGTAAAAAACAATTACAATACATATTACAAACCTAACAATGCTTATTTAATTATTGTTGGTGATATCAATCCAAAAGAAACTAAAAAGTTAGTAAAAGATTTATTTGAAGGTTGGCAAAAAGGAGAAATCCCAACATCAACTTATCCTGCTCCAAAAAATTTACCAACATCAGCAATTAGTTTTGTAAACATGCCAAACGCAAAACAATCTGAAATTTCTGTAATTAATACTACAGATTTAACTTTAGGAGACAAAGATTATTACGCTGCTTTATTAGCCAATAAGATTCTTGGTGGCGGTGGTTCTGCAAGACTTTTTAACAACTTAAGAGAAGACAAAGCCTATACTTATGGTTCTTACTCTGGTATTAGCCAAAGTAGAGAAAACAACACAGCAACTTTTAGAGCAACTGCAAGTGTTAGAAACATGGTAACCGATAGCGCTATTGTAGAAATAAAAAAAGAAATTAACAAAATTCGTTACCAAAAAGTTACAGAAAAAGAATTACAAGATGCTAAAGAAGAATACATTGGTGGTTTTGTAATGGATGTTCAAAAACCTGCTACTGCAGCAAGTTATGCTTTAAACATTGCTTTGTATGATTTACCAGAAGACTTTTATGCTAACTATATTAAAAACATCAACTCTGTAACTGTAGATGATGTTCAAAATGCTGCTATCAAATATTTTAGAGGAGATAAAGCTAGAATTATGGTAACTGGTAGAGGAATTGACGTTCTTAAAAACTTAGAAAAAACTGATTACGTAATTAGTTATTTTGATAAAGAAGGAAATCCTACAGAAAAACCAGAAATGACAATGCCAATTCCTGAAGGAATGACTGCAGAAACTGTAGTTAATAAGTATTTAGATGCTATTGGTGGTAAAGACAAAGTTATGGCTGTAAAAACTACCATGATTGTTTCTAATGCGACTATACAAGGCACGCCTTTGGTTATGACAATGAAAGCTGCTGCACCTAATAAATCTTCTCAAGAAATTGCGGTTATGGGTAATGTAATGCAAAAAACTGTTTTTAATGGTGCCACAGGATATTCTTCTGCAAGAGGTCAGAAAAAAGATATGACTGCAGAACAAATTACAAAAGCTAAAAGCGGTAACGCACTTTTTAGTGATTTAGCTTACAGCGCTGGTAAACTTTTAAGAATAGAGCCTTTAGATGGTAAGAATGCTTATGTTTTAGGGTTTAATGACAAAGAAGTATTTTATGATGCAACTACCGGATTAAAAGTTAAAGAAATTACGACTACTAAAACTCCAGATGGAAAAGAAGTAAAAACACCAACTGTTTATTCTGATTACAAAGAAGTTAACGGAGTTAAGTTTCCGCATGCAATCGGAATTAAATCTGGACCAATGAACTTAGATTTTGTTGTAAAAGAAATTAAAATAAATGAAGGTGTTTCTGATGCAGATTTTAACTAA